CATTCAGTTAGTGAAGCCCAAGCAATCAGTGGATTTTTTAATAAAGCAAGATACGAATGGCAAAATTTTGCTATTGGCCGATATAAAGCTACATTATCGCTCATCTATGGCACCGTAACCGAGCCAGTAACCAAGTCAACTGTCCTTTGGGTTTTTCCATGGCACTTCCTGCTTATTTTTACCATAGTACTTCTCTTGGTATTGTTTATACTAAGAAAACTAATACGCACCTACAATCATTGGATTATTAAGCAAGTTGAAAAGCGGATGGAAGCTCAAGCCGCAAAGGACGCTACAATTTCTCAAAAAACACCTAATGATATGGGCCCGCGGATATAAGAGTTTTGCATTAATGCTTATAGCACTCACCTTTGGGTGCTTTTGGCTTTTTCAGTCCGCAGACTTATTGCCAATTACAGTCTTTGCTGATGAAATCATAGTAGAGGAAGATCCGGTAAGTGTTAATGCAGTCGTTGGGTCAGGTGATGGTGGGGAAGATACAGGCGGTGGTGGAGGTTCAGTTTCGTACTGCCAAGACGCAGCTGCAACAAATTTTGGAGATGTGCTGCCTTGTCAATACTCTCCATTGCCGACGACGTGCGTAAATCCACTTGCAACAAACTATGGAGGTGATTTGCCATGTGTTTTTGCAGTAGAGAATTTATGTCAAGATCCTGATGCAGTAAATTATCAAGGTGTATTGCCGTGCTTCTATGCTCCACCACCACCGAGATGCCAAGACGCAGCCGCGACAAATTTTGGAGAATTTTTACCATGTACATATCCTGAATCTCTCTTGTGTCAGGATTTATTTGCAGAAAATTATGGTAATCCACTGCCTTGTAGTTATCAAGAAGACTGTACGGGGCCTGATTGTGATGTTCCGTCGCCGTGTGTTGGCACAGGCTGCACGAATGATGAGAGTACTACTCCAGGAGGTGGAGGGACTGGAAATACAAATCCAACAGGACCGAGCGATTTTGCGACGGCTATTACCAACGTGGGCATAATTACTGATCAGGTTACTGAGAGCCTTTCAAATGCGCTTACTATTATCGGCAATACGATCCAGAATGTGACACCAGTTCTGGTGATGCCTGCAGGTAGTGTAGAAACAAAAATAATTACAACAGGAGGTTTGGTTGGGGCGGGCGTGTTCTCGCTTGCTTCATTGCTGTTTATAAATCCACTGTCATTTTCAGAAATTATATTCTTGCCGCTTCGTCTATGGTCGTTACTTCTCGCTGCACTAGGATTGTGGAAGCGCCGTCCGCCGTGGGGAACTGTGTATGATTCAATAACCAAGCAACCGCTTGATCCTGCTTATGTTGTTCTTTACGATAAGGATGGCAAGGAAGCTGCAACATCGATTACAGATCTGGATGGGCGATACGGCTTTTTGCCCCACGTTGGCACCTATACGATTACAGTTCAAAAAACCAATTATGAATTTCCGTCTAAAAAATTACAAGGACTTACTCATGATGAAATCTATCAAGATTTGTATTTTGGTAGCAGTCTAATAATCAAAGAAGAAGGGGAAGTTATTACTAAAAACATCCCTATGGATCCGCTTAATTTTGACTGGAACGAATTTGCTAAGCGCCAAAACAAACTCATGAAATTTTATTCAAAGCGCTATGTTATTTGGAAGCAAATAAGTGACACTCTTTTTGTTATCGGTCTTGTGCTGGCATTGATTGCATTCCTTGTTGCTCCAAAACCATACAATACGATCATACTACTGTGTTACTTGGTCTTTCTGTTCCTTCGACAAACTAATCTATTTCGTCATCCACTCGGTAGTGTGGTTGAAAAGAGTACAAATGAGCCACTGGCATTTGCTGTCGTACATATATTCCATGCCGGGTCTACCAGTGAGATTATGCGCAAAGTTGCAGATAAAAGTGGGCGTTTCTACTCATTGGTTCCTAACGGTAAATATTATGTAAAAATAGAGAAAAAGAATGCAGATATGAGTTATAGTCTCGTTCACACTTCCATGCCGTTTATTGTTCGTAAAGGTCATATCGATACAACGTTTAAAATATAGAAAGAAAATTGCTATACTTACTACTATGCAAAGTAACTATCAAATAAAATTTAAGACGTACGTTGCGCGGGTAGTACTTGCCTCGCTCCTAATTATTATTGGTCTAGTTCCGGTTCTGGTACGCGCAGCTGCTACTCCGTTACCGCCGACTGCTGTAGGAATATTTAATAATATAGACTCTGTACAAACAAAAGTTGAAAATGCAATTCCGCCAAGTGTCTTAGTAAACCTGCAGAAAATTTTTACCACCATTGATGCATACCGAGTAACCATAGCAAATGTGATAGTTAGTAAACGCACCTCGCTCGAAAAGAAATTACAAGATGTCCTCATACAAAAGTTAGAGAAATCAGATACACTTTTTAATTTTGAAACTAATACGAATGATGAAACCTCTGAGTATAATCCACTCGAAATGGGCATTATTCAGTTTGAAGTATTCTTGTTGACGTTTATTTCCTATATATTTACGAGTGTAGTTATTTTCTACATTTGCTTGGCACTTTTGTTGTACTGGCTTATGAGGGCTTTTTATAGGCTTATTCGAGGCCGGTAAATAGGTATAGGCAAGCGTGGTGGGGGTGTGATATACTTTTGCCATGGGAAATATTCTCCACAAGGCTCTGTATACTGTTATTCTGCTTGGTTCATTTGTCTATTTGCCATTTTGGATAAGCATTTGTATCGGTATTTTAGGTATCTTCTTGTTTAGTTTTGAAATTATCACAGTCATTATTTTTTTTGTTGCAGACATGGTGTACGCGGATCATTTTCTGTTACATATGTTTGTCGGCAAAATTGCTCTGACATTATTAGCACTTTTTTTAGTTGGTATTTCACTTTACATCAAGCCAAAAATTCGCAGTTTACAATACAATGAGAATTAAATTTTATAAAAAGAAAGTGCAACTTTACGAAATCGCACCTGATGAGATTTTTCTTGACGCGCAAAATATACCTGAATTCGATACACAGCAGTTTGAAGGCAGACTAGAAAAATCAATCAACAAGAAGACTATCTTTGCGCTTGGTTTTTTTTCATTGCTATTTGGGATCTTATTTGCTGGAAGAATTGGTATTTTAGAAATTAAAAAAGGTCAAGCATATCTTGATCGAAGTGAATACAACAGTCTAGCGACAACTCCACTGTTTGCTGATCGTGGCATTGTTCTTGACCGCAACAATAAAGAATTGATTGCAAATGTTTTAACCACTAGCGAAGATACGTTCCCGCACCGTACGTACATCGATTTGCCTGGCTTTGGACATTTATTAGGCTACGTAAGCTACCCCGCTAAAGATAGTAATGGTATTTACTGGCAAGAAAAGATAATTGGCAAGGATGGTGTCGAAAAGCAATTCAATCAAGAACTTGCTGGAACTAATGGTCTTAAAATTCTTGAAACCGATGCGTTTGGTAATGCACAGTCAGAAAATATACTTGATAAGCCAAAAAATGGCGATAATCTTGTCCTTGCCGTTGATGCTGATATTCAAAGTGTTTTATATAATGCAATCAAAGATTTCACTGCTCAAACAAAATTTGAAGGCGGCGCAGGTGTCATTATGAATGTAGAAACTGGAGAAATTATAGCTATGACTAGTTTCCCTGAATATGATTCGAATATATTATCTGAAGGTGCTGATAGGGAGATGATCAATTCATATATTCATGATCCAAGAAAAGTCTTTTTAAATAAAGTCGTTTCTGGACTTTATACACCAGGGTCCATTGTTAAGCCATTTGTTGCTATTGGGGCATTGTCTGAAGGTATTATTTCACCAGAAAAGCAGATACTAAGTACTGGCTCTATTGCAATCCCTAACCCGTATGATCCAGATTTAAAAACTGTGTTTAATGACTGGGAAGCTCATGGTTGGGTCGATCTTCGCCACGCATTAGCAGTATCATCAAATGTGTATTTTTATGAAATTGGGGGTGGATTTCAAGAGCAAGTAGGTCTTGGTATTGATAACTTACATAAATACGAATCTATGTTTGGTATGGGCAAAAAAACAAATATAAATATGCCAGGTGAAACGGCTGGCAATATTCCTAATCCAGTATGGAAAGAGAAAAATTTTCCTGGTGATCCTTGGCGAATTGGTGATACATACAATACAGCAATCGGACAATATGGCGTGCAAGTTACGCCGTTACAGATGGTGCGAGGTATCGCAGCAATAGCCAATTACGGTCGCATGATTACTCCCACTGTACTTAAAACTGATGATGTGCAAAAAGGTAGCCCAATAGATATTGCTAAAGAAAATTTTACGATTATCCACGAAGCAATGCGGCTCACGGTAACTGAAGGCACTGGTACAGTTTTAAATACGCCGGCAGTTATGGTTGCAGCAAAAACAGGTACAGCTCAGGTTGGTATTGCAAAACAGTTTATGAACTCGTGGTCAGTTGGTTTTTTCCCGTATGAACATCCCAAATATGCGTTTGTTGTACTCGTTGAACGTGGCCCAAAATCAAATACAATCGGGGCTTCGCATGTCATGCGAACCGTGCTTGATTATATAAGTGCAAATAAGCCATCTATGCTCGAGTAATAAGATTGACTTTAGCCTATAAATGATTACAATAATCCAATGAATCAAGACACAGAATACCTAACGAAGGATAGAAAAAAGGAGCTTGAAGTCGAATTGCTGAATTTGCAAACGAACAGGCGCAAGGAGATATTAGAAAATTTGGAGTATGCCAAATCTCTTGGTGATTTGTCTGAGAATGCTGAATAT
The Candidatus Nomurabacteria bacterium genome window above contains:
- a CDS encoding carboxypeptidase regulatory-like domain-containing protein is translated as MIWARGYKSFALMLIALTFGCFWLFQSADLLPITVFADEIIVEEDPVSVNAVVGSGDGGEDTGGGGGSVSYCQDAAATNFGDVLPCQYSPLPTTCVNPLATNYGGDLPCVFAVENLCQDPDAVNYQGVLPCFYAPPPPRCQDAAATNFGEFLPCTYPESLLCQDLFAENYGNPLPCSYQEDCTGPDCDVPSPCVGTGCTNDESTTPGGGGTGNTNPTGPSDFATAITNVGIITDQVTESLSNALTIIGNTIQNVTPVLVMPAGSVETKIITTGGLVGAGVFSLASLLFINPLSFSEIIFLPLRLWSLLLAALGLWKRRPPWGTVYDSITKQPLDPAYVVLYDKDGKEAATSITDLDGRYGFLPHVGTYTITVQKTNYEFPSKKLQGLTHDEIYQDLYFGSSLIIKEEGEVITKNIPMDPLNFDWNEFAKRQNKLMKFYSKRYVIWKQISDTLFVIGLVLALIAFLVAPKPYNTIILLCYLVFLFLRQTNLFRHPLGSVVEKSTNEPLAFAVVHIFHAGSTSEIMRKVADKSGRFYSLVPNGKYYVKIEKKNADMSYSLVHTSMPFIVRKGHIDTTFKI